The DNA segment atttaTCCTCTGTTCAAGTAGGAAGAGACAGCAGTTTGCAAGAACTTAGGACCAATTAGAACTATTTGCTCATCTATCTGACATATCCGCATATTGGTTTGACAGTGCATTAACTTCAAAACCCCTAATACATTTTATAGAACAAGACTGCTACAAATAGTTTCAATTGTTCAAAAGTTATGAAGTTTTAGTATGACCATTATTAACCAGATGCTTAAACAAATACAAACCTTTTTCTTTGGCGTTTCCACTGGGGGCAAGGCGGGGGTAAGTTTGAACCAAACACACGCAGAGAGACTGCTCTAGCGCAAGAGTTTCTCAGAAGTCTATATGCTTTCAAAAACAAATCCTAATACATTTCCAAACTTTTCTGACATGAGAATAAAGCCCTCCTGAATATCTGTGAAGCAgcatgaagagagagaaaaatatttcttcccaaTTGCATTTTTTCCATGAAATCAATCATGGAAAGTTGATGTCATTGATGTCGTCTTGGTTCTTTTTGTAGGTTCTTGATATCTCCTAGCAGCAAAACCAACTTGCACAAGAAGTGTACAATGTCAAGCAATGTTTCACAATGCCATGTCAGAAAAGAAATGGAaccttttacttatttttactaCTTGATTTTTCTTGTGGGATTCATTGGAAGTTGTTTCGCACTATGGGCATTCACACAAAAAGATCAGAAACAGAAGTGTATGAGCATCTACTTAATTAACCTCTTAACAGCGGATTTTTTGTTGACTCTGGCGTTGCCAGTAAAGATTATTGTTGACCTAGGAGTTGCATCCTGGAAACTGAGAATATTCCACTGTCAAGTCACAGCCTGTTTCATCTACTTGAACATGTATTTATCAATTATATTTTTGGGATTTGTAAGCATGGATCGTTGCCTTCAGCTAATGCACAGTTATAAGACCTACCGCATTCAAGAGCCTGGATTTGCCAAGATGTTGTCTGCAGTCGTATGGACAATGGTTCTCCTTATAACAGTGCCTAACATGGCTATTCCAATAAAAACCATTGAAGAAAGACCTGGTGCAGGGTGCAttgatttcaaaacaaaatttggaAGAGACTGGCACGTGTTTACTAATTTCATATGCTCAGCAATATT comes from the Accipiter gentilis chromosome 6, bAccGen1.1, whole genome shotgun sequence genome and includes:
- the GPR171 gene encoding G-protein coupled receptor 171, whose protein sequence is MSSNVSQCHVRKEMEPFTYFYYLIFLVGFIGSCFALWAFTQKDQKQKCMSIYLINLLTADFLLTLALPVKIIVDLGVASWKLRIFHCQVTACFIYLNMYLSIIFLGFVSMDRCLQLMHSYKTYRIQEPGFAKMLSAVVWTMVLLITVPNMAIPIKTIEERPGAGCIDFKTKFGRDWHVFTNFICSAIFLNFSAVILISNFLVVRQLYRNKYSESYPNVKKALINILLVTAGYLLCFVPYHIVRIPYTLSQSDTITSCSLKQALFKAKESTLLFAVSNLCFDPILYYHLSKSFRLKFTETFAAPKEAKVFADKDVQHSSEQQMQKY